A genome region from Manihot esculenta cultivar AM560-2 chromosome 5, M.esculenta_v8, whole genome shotgun sequence includes the following:
- the LOC110614810 gene encoding protein MIZU-KUSSEI 1: protein MPPVHSSPYFQMDNPTILSLLRQTTGEKRSKSSSGGLLKMFKLFPMLTSGCKMVALLGRPRKPLLKDSATTGTLFGYRKGRVSLAIQEDPHCMPMFVIELPIHTSTFHKEMASDIVRIALESETKTHKKKVLEEFVWAVYCNGRKIGYSIRRKQMSDDELHVMQLLRGVSMGAGVLPSPNEKESAADGELTYIRARFERVVGSKDSEALYMINPDGAPGPELSIFFVRGH from the coding sequence ATGCCACCTGTGCACTCTAGCCCTTATTTCCAAATGGATAATCCAACCATACTATCTTTGCTCCGGCAAACTACCGGCGAGAAGCGCTCTAAGTCTAGTTCCGGCGGGCTGCTTAAAATGTTCAAGCTTTTCCCCATGTTAACCTCAGGTTGCAAGATGGTTGCACTTCTGGGCCGCCCTCGAAAGCCTTTACTTAAAGACAGTGCTACTACAGGTACCCTTTTCGGCTACCGAAAAGGGAGAGTAAGTCTAGCCATTCAAGAAGATCCTCATTGCATGCCGATGTTTGTTATAGAACTACCGATCCATACAAGTACTTTTCACAAAGAAATGGCGTCAGATATCGTAAGAATCGCTCTAGAGAGCGAGACGAAGACTCATAAGAAGAAAGTGCTGGAAGAGTTTGTATGGGCTGTGTATTGTAATGGAAGAAAAATCGGCTACTCTATCAGAAGGAAGCAAATGTCCGATGATGAGCTTCATGTTATGCAGCTTTTGAGAGGCGTTTCAATGGGCGCCGGTGTTCTTCCGAGCCCAAATGAGAAGGAAAGTGCAGCCGATGGTGAGTTGACGTACATAAGAGCAAGGTTTGAGAGAGTGGTGGGTTCCAAAGATTCTGAAGCTTTGTACATGATTAACCCTGATGGTGCACCAGGGCCAGAACTGAGTATTTTCTTTGTCAGGGGTCATTAG
- the LOC122723712 gene encoding uncharacterized protein LOC122723712, producing the protein MRIICWNCRGVGNPQAVNAMVDIVQYYKLSILFLMETKANGVRMEQIKSLLRFSHCFSVDCVGIGGGLCLMWKDDVKLAITGYCSNFIDSTIGDGSDCWRFTGFYGCPESGRRRTSWNLLRDLADRSQLPWLCSGDYNDIADPLEKVGGPLRCISLINGFRNALADANLNDIQAVGSFLSYTYREGTDQCSKERLDRACSNTTWDARFPDAISSNLVAPVSDHTPLLIETVGTQVREDNRRFRFDNSWLEDDE; encoded by the coding sequence ATGAGGATAATTTGCTGGAACTGCCGAGGTGTGGGCAATCCTCAGGCAGTAAATGCTATGGTGGATATTGTACAGTATTATAAACTatctattctttttcttatgGAAACAAAAGCTAATGGTGTAAGGATGGAACAAATAAAGTCTTTATTACGTTTTTCTCATTGTTTTTCTGTTGATTGTGTTGGTATTGGGGGTGGTCTCTGTCTTATGTGGAAAGATGATGTCAAGCTAGCCATTACAGGTTATTGctctaattttattgattctacAATTGGAGACGGTTCTGATTGTTGGAGGTTTACTGGGTTCTATGGTTGCCCTGAGTCGGGTCGTCGCCGAACTTCGTGGAATTTGTTGAGGGATTTGGCGGATAGGAGTCAGCTTCCTTGGTTATGTAGTGGTGACTATAATGATATTGCTGATCCGTTGGAAAAAGTTGGTGGTCCTCTTCGTTGTATTTCTTTGATTAATGGGTTTCGTAATGCTCTTGCTGATGCCAATTTAAATGATATTCAGGCTGTGGGGTCTTTTTTGTCTTATACATATAGAGAGGGTACTGATCAGTGTTCGAAGGAGAGGTTGGATCGTGCTTGTTCTAATACAACCTGGGATGCTCGTTTTCCTGATGCGATTTCGTCTAATTTAGTTGCTCCAGTTTCTGATCATACTCCTTTATTGATTGAAACTGTTGGAACTCAAGTTAGGGAGGATAATCGACGTTTTCGTTTTGACAATTCATGGCTTGAGGATGATGAGTAA